GGGTTGTGCATAACCCTGTGGATGAAGTTGGGCCAGGACCCTGGTTCCGGACTTGGGCTGCAGACAATGCATCCATAGCAAGTTTTGAGGGAACCGATTGATGACAGTAGACGAAGCCAACCACGCCAATACTGTCGGAAGTTCCTGGCGCCGGGTTGTCAGCCTGCTGGAACAGGACCACCGTGTTTCCCCACGACAGCGGGGCTTTGTCATCCTGGCCCAGGCGCAGGGCCTCATCGGTTCCACCCTCCTGGTGGCTGTTCCCAACGAACTCACCCGTGAAGTACTGCAGACCCAGGTCAAAGACGCACTTGACGACGCGCTGCACAACGTCTTCTCCGAAGACATCCGCTGCGCCATCGACGTCGACACAGACTTGGTTCCCATCCACGAAGAGCCCGAGCCCGTCGTCGAACCCGCTTACGCACCCGACCAGCTGATCGAGCAGAAGCCGCAGCCCATGCTGCCCAGCACGTCGCATGAATTCGGCCGGCTGAACCCCAAGTACGTCTTCGATACCTTCGTGATCGGTTCCTCCAACCGCTTTGCCCACGCCGCCGCCGTCGCGGTCGCTGAAGCACCGGCCAAGGCCTACAACCCGCTGTTCATCTACGGCGACTCCGGACTGGGCAAGACCCACCTGCTTCACGCCATCGGCCACTACGCCCGGCGGTTGTACAGCGGCATCCGTGTCCGCTACGTCAACTCGGAGGAATTCACCAACGACTTCATCAACTCCATCCGCGACGATGAGGGTGCCAGCTTCAAAACCACTTACCGCAACGTGGACGTGCTGCTGATCGATGACATCCAGTTCCTGGCCGGCAAGGACCGGACCCTGGAGGAGTTCTTCCACACGTTCAATTCGCTGCACAACAACAACAAGCAGGTGGTTATCACCTCGGACCAGCCGCCCAAGTTGCTGGCGGGGTTCGAAGACCGCATGAAATCCCGCTTCGAATGGGGCCTGCTCACCGACATCCAACCGCCGGAACTTGAAACCCGTATCGCCATCCTCCGCAAGAAGGCCTTGAGCGAGGGCCTCTCCGCCCCGGACGATGCCCTGGAGTACATCGCTTCCAAGATTTCCAGCAACATCCGCGAACTCGAGGGCGCACTGATTCGCGTCACGGCGTTCGCCAGCCTGAACCGCCAACCGGTGGACGTGGCCCTTGCAGAAATGGTGCTCAAGGACCTGATCACCGACGACGGCGCACAGGAGATAACCTCCGCCCAGATCCTGCAGCAGACCGCGGACTACTTCAAGCTCAGCATGGAAGAACTTTGCAGCAAGTCCCGCACCCGGACCCTGGTCACTGCACGGCAGATCGCCATGTACCTCTGCCGGGAGCTCACCGACATGTCGCTTCCCAAGATCGGCCAGGAGCTTGGCGGCCGCGACCACACCACTGTCATCCACGCAGACCGCAAGATCCGCGAGCTGATGGCCGAGCGCCGTGTGATTTACAACCAGGTCACCGAGCTGACCAACCGCATCAAACAGCAGCAGCGCGACTCCTGAATCCACACCGTGGTCCGCACTCTATACCTTATTAACAGGGGCATGTGGATAAGCCTGTGGATACTTAAGGGGACAAGCGTGGTTAATGGGCTTAAAACCCTTAAGCCGTCTGTGGATCGTTAAAAACGCGCTTTTGCGTTGTCCCCATCCACACCCTGTTTAAAACCCAGGTAACGCACACTCGATGAACAGGGCTTAACTGCGGAACTGCGGGGCAGGAGCAGGTTATCCACAGTTTCCACAGCAGTTATTAACACTACGAATCCCAAAAAATCGAAGTCCCTCAAACAACAAGATCGATGCGCAGGTCCGCCAAGGGGGCCTGCCGGCCCCTGAAGGGCCGGGTTGGACTCCAGGGGGATGGGTTAATCCCCGATCTTCCGGCTAAGCTGTCAGCAGCGCTCCCATCCCTGGGTTTTTGTGTGGTTTCCATCTCCACGGACCATGCACCAGCCGCGGTGCGCCCAACTTCTTCCGGAGTTTCCCCGCGAAATTCCCGGGTTTACATGGCAGCAGCAATGAAAGGCGGCACCCCTCCGTGAAGTTCAGAGTCGATCGGGACGTCCTGGCAGAAGCCGTTACCTGGACAGCCCGGTCTTTGTCTCCGCGGCCGCCAGTGCCCGTCCTTTCCGGCTTGCTCCTGAAGGCCGAAGCAGGAACCGTCAGCCTGTCCAGCTTTGACTACGAAACCTCGGCACGCCTCGAAATCACCGCAGACATAAGGGACGAAGGCACCATCCTGGTCTCCGGCCGGCTTCTCGCCGATATCTGCCGCAGCCTGCCTTCCGCTCCTGTGGACGTTGAAACCGACGGCAACAAAGTCACGCTTACCTGCCGCCGCAGCAGCTTCCACCTGGCCACCATGCCGGAAGCCGAATATCCTCCGTTGCCTGCCCTGCCCGCCATCAGTGGAACTGTCCCGGGCGATGCCTTCGCCCAGGCCGTCTCCCAGGTCATCATCGCGGCCAGCAAGGACGACACCCTGCCCATCCTCACCGGTGTGCGGATGGAGATCGAGGATGACCTGATCACCCTTCTTGCCACCGACCGCTACCGGCTGGCCATGCGCGAAGTGCCCTGGAAACCTGTCACGCCGGGCATCTCCACCAGCGCCCTGGTCAAGGCCAAGACCCTCAACGAAGTGGCCAAGACCCTTGGCAACAGCGGAGACATCAACCTGGCACTGTCCAATGACGACAGCCGGCTCATTGGGTTTGAAAGCGGTGGGCGCACCACCACGTCCCTGCTGGTGGACGGCGATTACCCGAAGATCCGGTCGCTGTTCCCCGAGTCCACACCCATCCACGCCACGGTCCAGACCCAGGAACTGGTGGAGGCCGTTCGCCGTGTATCGCTCGTGGCCGAGCGCAACACCCCGGTCCGGCTCGCCTTCACTGCCGGCCTGTTGAACCTTGACGCCGGCACCGGTGAGGACGCCCAGGCATCGGAGGAGCTCGAAGCCCAGCTGTCCGGTGACGACATCACCGTTGCCTTCAACCCGCACTACCTCACTGAGGGCCTCAGCGTCATTGATACCAAGTTCGTCCGGTTCTCCTTCACCACCGCACCCAAGCCCGCGATGATCACGGCGCAGGCCGATGCCGACGGCGAAGACCAGGATGACTACCGCTACCTGGTGATGCCGGTCCGCCTTCCCAACTAGTCCCCGTCGGCTCCCAGCCTTCGCAACTAGTCCCCGTCGACTCCCAGCCTTCCCAACTAGTCCCCGTCGACTCCCAGCCTTCGCAAGCTCAGGCCGGGCCCCTCGCCAACGGGGCCCCACCCGTCGACTCCCAGCCACCGCCACTTAGCGCAGAAAAGAGTTCCACCATGCACATTGGACTGATCGGCCTCGGCAAAATGGGATTCAACATGCGTGAACGCCTGCGCAAGGGAGGTGTGGAGGTCACCGGCTACGACCGGAACCCGGATGTCACCGATGCTGCCACCGTAGACGACCTCATCGCTGCCGTACCGGCACCCAGGATCATCTGGGTCATGGTCCCGGCTGGACCCATCACGGATGCCGTGGTCACCGAACTCAGCGACAAGCTGCAGCCGGGGGACCTGGTCATCGATGGTGGCAACTCCCGGTTCACCGAAGACCAAAAGCACGGCGAACTGCTCGCCGCCAAGGGGATCCACTTCGCCGACTGCGGCGTATCCGGCGGAGTGTGGGGCCTGCAGAATGGCTACGGCCTGATGGCCGGCGGTGACGCCGCCGACATTGAACGCGCCCTTCCGGTCTTTGATGCTCTGCGCCCGGAGGGCGAGAGGGCGGACAGTTTTGTCCATGTTGGCGGCATCGGTGCCGGCCATTACGCCAAGATGGTCCACAACGGGATCGAATACGGCCTGATGCAGGCGTACGCCGAAGGCTATGAACTGCTTGCGGCCAAGGACATCGTTACCGACCTGCCCGGCACGTTCCGGGCCTGGCAAAAGGGAACGGTGGTCCGTTCCTGGCTCCTTGACCTCATGGTCAAGGCCCTTGACGAGGACCCGGGCCTGGCCTCAATCGACGATTACGTTGAGGACTCCGGCGAAGGCCGGTGGACGGTGGAAGAAGCCATTGCCAACGCCGTGCCCGCCCCTGCCATCACCGCTGCGCTGTTCGCCCGCTTCGCATCCCGGGAGGACACCTCACCTGCCATGAAGATGGTCTCCGCGCTGCGCCACCAGTTCGGCGGCCATGCAACCCGTCCCGCCAAGTAGCACCCACCGGGAACCTGCAGCGTTCCCAGAATTGCCAAAAACCGCGTGTATCTGGAACACCTTTCACTGACCGACTTCCGCAGTTACGCCCAGGTTGACCTTGCCCTGGGCCCCGGCGTCACCGTCCTGGTGGGATCCAACGGCATCGGCAAGACCAACCTCATGGAAGCCATCGGGTATCTGGCCACGCTCAGCTCCCACCGTGTCAGTTCCGATGGGCCACTGCTGAGGTTCGGCACGGAACGGGCACTGGTGCGCGCCCGGCTGGTCCGCGGCACCCAGACCACGGTCCTCGAGTTGGAAATCAATGCCGGCCGCGCCAACAGGGGACGCATCAACCGCAGCAACCCCGTCCGCGCCCGCGACCTGCTGGGCATCTGCCAGACCGTCCTCTTTGCCCCGGAGGACCTGGCCTTGGTCAAGGGCGATCCGTCCAACCGGCGGCGGTTCCTCGACGAGCTGCTGGCCAGCCTGGTTCCGCACCACGCCGCCACCCGCAGCGACTACGACCGGGTCCTGAAACAGCGCAACGCCCTGCTCAAATCGGCCCGCGCCGGACGGTTCACCGCCGCGCATGAGTCGACCCTGGACGTATGGGACCAGCACATGGCCCGGGCCGGAGCGGAATTGCTGCATGCACGGCTGGAACTGGTGGAACGGCTCCGCCCGCACCTCGCCCGGGCCTATGCGGAACTGACGGACGCGTCCAAGCCCGCTGACGCCACCTACCGTTCAACCCTCCAGAACCAGATGGACGACGACGGCGTCCCGGCCGCCGGTGCCCAGCGCACCGCGGACGGAGGTTCTGCAGGTGAACAGGACGACCTGCGGCTCCTCTCCGTCGAACAGCTCACGGAACGGTACGTCCAGGCGTTCGCGGAATCCCGGAAGAAGGAACTGGAACGGGGCATCTCCCTGGTGGGCCCGCACCGGGACGAACTGGAGCTGATGCTCGGCCAGGCACCTGCCAAGGGATATGCCTCGCATGGGGAAACCTGGTCCATGTGCCTGTCCCTCCGGCTTGCCTCCTACTACGTCATGCTGGACGACGCCCGGACCGGCGGTTCCGCCCCCATCCTCATCCTTGACGATGTCTTTGCCGAACTGGACGTCCAGCGTCGGCGTAAACTGGCCGCAATAGTCTCCGGCGCGGAACAGGTCCTGGTGACCGCCGCCGTCGACGCCGATATTCCGGAAGAGCTGTCCGGGCGGCGGGTGAAAGTCATCCCGGGAGGTATCGATGAGCAGTGACCAGGGCGGCGGGCTCCAGCCCGGCCGCGAACCTGACAACATCGACGCCCCGCAGGCCGCGCTGAACCGCATGCGCGAAGCCGCGGCCGCCAGGGGCGAAGTCCGGCGGAAAGTGGCGCGGCCGGGTTCCCCGAAGGCCAAGGGGGGCATCCGCGACACTCGGGGTTTCAGCCAGTTTCATGCCACCGGCCGCGATCCGATGGGCCTGGGAAAGGTGGTCGGCCGGCTGGTTGCGGAACGGGGCTGGACCTCACCCGTGGCCGTCGGATCAGTCATGGCAGAGTGGGCCACCTTGGTCGGGCCGGAAATTTCCGCACACTGCACACCCGAAAGCTTCACGGACACCACCCTCCACGTGCGGTGTGATTCCACCGCTTGGGCAACCCAGCTTCGGCTTCTGAGCAGCAGCCTGCTTGAGAAATTCCGCCGCGAACTGGGCGACGGCGTGGTCACCAGCATCCAGGTGCTTGGCCCGTCGGCACCGAGCTGGCGCAAGGGCGGGCGCAGCGTCAACGGCCGTGGGCCCCGGGACACGTACGGATAGTCAGGACGCCAACTCTTGAAACTGCGTCCGGGGCCGTGTAGGGCGCTGTCAGGACTGTAGCGTGTATAGCCACCCGGAGGGCGTACCGCGGGGCCGCCCTGGGCGGGGCCTAGAGCCTCGCATGGCCATATTCGCTGCCGGCGAAGGCCCTGGAATGCGGGGATATCACCTTGTTCGCGGTAGAATTGACTCAGATAACTGGGCGCGGATGAGACGTTGACTTCAGTCCGTTCTCCGCGCACTTCCCGTGTGTGGAGCGTGGACTACCAAACGTCAGCAAGTCACCGGCGCCATAAGTTTGTGCCTGTTGGCGGGTGGATTTTCCCCTGGGGAGAGAAACCGGCCGGCCATCATCGAGAACAGAGGAGTCGCAGCGCCTGTGGCTAACGACAATACAGATATTCTGGCAGCAGATACAGCAGTCGAGGATGGCCGCACCCCTGATACTCCACCTGCGGCGGCTACTCCACGCGAATACGGCGCCAGTGACATCACTGTCCTTGAAGGCCTCGAGGCTGTTCGCAAGCGTCCCGGCATGTACATCGGCTCCACGGGTCCCCGCGGCCTCCATCACCTGGTCTACGAAGTGGTGGACAACTCCGTGGATGAGGCGCTGGCTGGCTACTGCAGCCACATCGAGGTAGTCCTGCAGGCAGATGGCGGCGTCAAAGTGGTCGACGACGGCCGCGGCATTCCCGTCGACATGCACCCGACTGAGCACAAGCCCACCGTCGAGGTGGTCATGACCA
This window of the Pseudarthrobacter defluvii genome carries:
- the dnaN gene encoding DNA polymerase III subunit beta gives rise to the protein MKFRVDRDVLAEAVTWTARSLSPRPPVPVLSGLLLKAEAGTVSLSSFDYETSARLEITADIRDEGTILVSGRLLADICRSLPSAPVDVETDGNKVTLTCRRSSFHLATMPEAEYPPLPALPAISGTVPGDAFAQAVSQVIIAASKDDTLPILTGVRMEIEDDLITLLATDRYRLAMREVPWKPVTPGISTSALVKAKTLNEVAKTLGNSGDINLALSNDDSRLIGFESGGRTTTSLLVDGDYPKIRSLFPESTPIHATVQTQELVEAVRRVSLVAERNTPVRLAFTAGLLNLDAGTGEDAQASEELEAQLSGDDITVAFNPHYLTEGLSVIDTKFVRFSFTTAPKPAMITAQADADGEDQDDYRYLVMPVRLPN
- a CDS encoding DUF721 domain-containing protein; this translates as MSSDQGGGLQPGREPDNIDAPQAALNRMREAAAARGEVRRKVARPGSPKAKGGIRDTRGFSQFHATGRDPMGLGKVVGRLVAERGWTSPVAVGSVMAEWATLVGPEISAHCTPESFTDTTLHVRCDSTAWATQLRLLSSSLLEKFRRELGDGVVTSIQVLGPSAPSWRKGGRSVNGRGPRDTYG
- the recF gene encoding DNA replication/repair protein RecF (All proteins in this family for which functions are known are DNA-binding proteins that assist the filamentation of RecA onto DNA for the initiation of recombination or recombinational repair.), which gives rise to MYLEHLSLTDFRSYAQVDLALGPGVTVLVGSNGIGKTNLMEAIGYLATLSSHRVSSDGPLLRFGTERALVRARLVRGTQTTVLELEINAGRANRGRINRSNPVRARDLLGICQTVLFAPEDLALVKGDPSNRRRFLDELLASLVPHHAATRSDYDRVLKQRNALLKSARAGRFTAAHESTLDVWDQHMARAGAELLHARLELVERLRPHLARAYAELTDASKPADATYRSTLQNQMDDDGVPAAGAQRTADGGSAGEQDDLRLLSVEQLTERYVQAFAESRKKELERGISLVGPHRDELELMLGQAPAKGYASHGETWSMCLSLRLASYYVMLDDARTGGSAPILILDDVFAELDVQRRRKLAAIVSGAEQVLVTAAVDADIPEELSGRRVKVIPGGIDEQ
- the dnaA gene encoding chromosomal replication initiator protein DnaA, yielding MTVDEANHANTVGSSWRRVVSLLEQDHRVSPRQRGFVILAQAQGLIGSTLLVAVPNELTREVLQTQVKDALDDALHNVFSEDIRCAIDVDTDLVPIHEEPEPVVEPAYAPDQLIEQKPQPMLPSTSHEFGRLNPKYVFDTFVIGSSNRFAHAAAVAVAEAPAKAYNPLFIYGDSGLGKTHLLHAIGHYARRLYSGIRVRYVNSEEFTNDFINSIRDDEGASFKTTYRNVDVLLIDDIQFLAGKDRTLEEFFHTFNSLHNNNKQVVITSDQPPKLLAGFEDRMKSRFEWGLLTDIQPPELETRIAILRKKALSEGLSAPDDALEYIASKISSNIRELEGALIRVTAFASLNRQPVDVALAEMVLKDLITDDGAQEITSAQILQQTADYFKLSMEELCSKSRTRTLVTARQIAMYLCRELTDMSLPKIGQELGGRDHTTVIHADRKIRELMAERRVIYNQVTELTNRIKQQQRDS